A single window of Methanomassiliicoccus sp. DNA harbors:
- a CDS encoding TrkA C-terminal domain-containing protein: MVYYEDNDEEKENLTVRELLTEIKDISEVIVDLAYAALLFDSQEIGAEVHHLGARMDTLNHEIKIRMMLASRTKQDAVQLSGLLQVAEAAASISSAAGDIVQLLELNPKGSPIVSLVLKEAEEKIRIITLSEKSDMKGQSLEELSVETETGMRVIAIKRGIRWIYDPEETERLKEGDVLVVRGTEDGFERLRRFTTGLEKWPVYPEEE, translated from the coding sequence ATGGTGTACTACGAGGATAACGATGAGGAGAAAGAGAACCTCACCGTAAGAGAGCTGTTGACCGAGATCAAGGACATATCCGAGGTCATCGTGGATCTGGCCTACGCAGCGTTGCTGTTCGACAGTCAGGAGATCGGGGCGGAAGTCCATCACCTGGGCGCCAGGATGGATACCCTCAATCACGAGATCAAGATACGCATGATGTTGGCCTCCCGGACCAAGCAGGACGCCGTCCAACTGTCCGGCTTGTTGCAGGTCGCCGAGGCCGCGGCGTCCATATCCAGCGCCGCGGGTGACATCGTCCAGCTCCTGGAGCTCAATCCCAAGGGCAGCCCCATCGTCAGCCTCGTGCTCAAGGAAGCGGAGGAGAAGATCCGCATAATCACCCTTTCAGAGAAGTCGGACATGAAGGGTCAGAGCCTCGAGGAGCTGAGCGTAGAGACGGAGACCGGGATGAGGGTCATCGCCATCAAGCGTGGCATCCGGTGGATCTACGACCCGGAGGAGACCGAACGTCTGAAGGAGGGCGATGTGCTCGTCGTCCGCGGGACGGAGGACGGTTTCGAGCGATTGCGCCGATTCACCACCGGGCTTGAGAAGTGGCCAGTGTATCCGGAGGAAGAATAA
- a CDS encoding TrkA C-terminal domain-containing protein — MGPLEEMLLEIKDTSELMVDLAYSSLLYNNRDIAEEVFQLDSRMRELEDDIQEMAVQKATEDKDIKKALLIIRLAQSVGEISTAALKIADVVRRDVPPHPVIQLALRETDVIITAVTVGEDSDLDGATLGKVRLATNTGMYVIAIRRGRRYIYGPDQTTTMMGGDTLYARGPEDGEQYLRDLASGKEHLDPKDLKRP; from the coding sequence ATGGGCCCGCTGGAGGAGATGCTGCTGGAGATCAAGGACACCTCCGAGCTCATGGTGGACCTCGCGTACTCGTCGCTGCTCTACAACAACCGGGACATCGCCGAGGAGGTCTTCCAGCTCGATTCCCGCATGCGGGAGCTGGAGGATGATATCCAGGAGATGGCGGTGCAGAAGGCTACGGAGGACAAGGACATCAAGAAGGCCCTGCTGATCATCCGTCTCGCCCAGTCGGTGGGGGAGATATCCACCGCCGCCCTCAAGATCGCCGACGTGGTCCGCCGCGACGTGCCTCCGCACCCGGTGATCCAGCTGGCGCTGCGAGAGACGGATGTCATCATCACCGCGGTGACTGTGGGAGAGGATTCCGATCTGGATGGGGCGACCCTGGGTAAGGTCAGGCTGGCCACCAACACCGGGATGTACGTTATCGCCATCCGCCGGGGGAGACGCTACATTTACGGCCCGGACCAGACGACCACCATGATGGGCGGTGACACTCTGTACGCACGAGGGCCCGAAGATGGCGAGCAGTACCTTAGGGACCTGGCCTCGGGCAAAGAACACCTCGACCCCAAGGATCTCAAGCGGCCTTGA